A region of Polyodon spathula isolate WHYD16114869_AA chromosome 4, ASM1765450v1, whole genome shotgun sequence DNA encodes the following proteins:
- the LOC121314041 gene encoding uncharacterized protein LOC121314041: MNMCKVLELDASAIQHVYIYIDEAGFNLAKRRGRGRNIIGHRAIVNVPGQRGGNITMCAAISQQGILHHHTNLGPYNTTLLITFLDTLHGILIPAEQTGGPEQPRYVVIWDNVSFHRAALVRNWFIDHPQFIVLYLPPYSPFLHPTEEFFSARRWKVHDCHPLPCMPLLQAMEDACGEVDVEAFGGWIRHSRRFFPRCLARDNIACDVDEVLWPDQNRRRDAA; the protein is encoded by the exons ATGAATATGTGCAA AGTCTTGGAGCTGGATGCATCTGCAATTCAGCACgtttatatttacattgatgaGGCTGGCTTCAACCTAGCCAAAAGAAGGGGACGGGGACGGAACATtattggccaccgtgccattgtGAATGTCCCTGGACAGCGTGGAGGGAATATCACCATGTGCGCAGCCATTAGCCAGCAAGGCATCCTCCATCACCATACCAACCTTGGTCCCTACAACACCACCCTTCTCATCACATTCCTGGACACGCTACATGGCATCCTGATTCCAGCCGAGCAGACGGGTGGACCAGAGCAGCCCAGGTATGTTGTCATCTGGGACAACGTGAGTTTCCACCGGGCTGCTCTGGTCCGCAACTGGTTCATTGACCACCCACAATTTATTGTTCTATACCTCCCACCATATTCCCCATTCCTACACCCAACTGAAGAGTTTTTTTCGGCAAGGCGATGGAAGGTGCATGACTGCCATCCCCTCCCATGCATGCCTCTTCTCCAGGCAATGGAGGATGCATGTGGTGAAGTTGATGTGGAGGCTTTCGGCGGCTGGATCCGTCACTCCAGAAGATTCTTTCCCCGCTGTTTAGCCAGGGACAACATCGCTTGTGATGTAGATGAGGTGCTGTGGCCAGATCAAAATAGGAGGCGGGATGCAGCCTAA